The Mauremys reevesii isolate NIE-2019 linkage group 1, ASM1616193v1, whole genome shotgun sequence genome has a segment encoding these proteins:
- the MLC1 gene encoding membrane protein MLC1 isoform X1: MTREEGYREEFNYDRMPTLERGKQENGNYVPDIKSSDLQISTRFHPCFSYRTWIFSLLMGTCLLVTSGFSLYLGNVFPSEMDYLRCAAGSCIPSAVVSFAIARNKVNVIPNFQILFVSTFAVTTTCLIWFGCKLVLNPSAININFNLILLILLEIFMATTVIISARSNEDCCKRKKSTIYDSTSVLNDVNFPTRILKSYSVIEVIIGISAVFGGIIALNMDVLVSGPYLSVTFFWILVACFPSAIASHVAAEYPSKCLVEVLIAISSVTSPLLFTASGYLSFSIMRVIDIFKNYPPAVKQSYDILLLLLMLMLLIQAMLTIGTVIQCVSYKTKMKLHDSSWAMPQINKQEYRTMEVSNNTIKDFDKDKAWKAVVVQMAQ; this comes from the exons ATGACCAGGGAAGAAGGTTACAGAGAAGAATTTAATTATGACAGGATGCCAACTTTGGAGCGTGGAAAGCAAGAGAATGGAAATTATGTACCAGATATAAAATCTAGTGACCTTCAGATATCAACGAGGTTTCATCCTTGTTTTAGTTATAGAACATGGATCTTTTCTTTGTTGATGGGG ACTTGCCTTCTTGTTACTTCTGGATTTTCACTTTATCTGGGAAATGTTTTTCCATCTGAAATGGATTATTTACGTTGTGCAGCAGGTTCA TGTATTCCTTCAGCAGTTGTGAGTTTTGCTATAGCAAGAAACAAAGTTAATGTG ATACCCAATTTCCAGATTCTATTTGTTTCTACATTTGCTGTAACAACAACATGTTTAATTTGGTTTGGATGCAAACTTGTCCTTAATCCATCGGCAATAAAT ATAAATTTCAACTTGATTCTGCTAATTCTGCTGGAAATCTTCATGGCAACTACTGTGATCATTTCAGCTAGGTCTAATGAAGACTGCTGTAAGAGGAAGAAA AGTACCATATATGACAGTACCAGCGTTTTGAATGATGTCAACTTTCCTACTCGAATTCTGAAATCCTATTCA GTAATTGAAGTGATTATTGGAATTTCTGCAGTATTTGGTGGAATAATTGCTTTGAATATGGATGTGTTAGTCTCAGGTCCATACCTTTCAGTAACATTCTTTTGGATCTTAGTGGCT TGCTTTCCAAGTGCCATTGCAAGTCATGTAGCTGCTGAATATCCAAGTAAATGTTTG GTTGAGGTCCTGATTGCCATAAGCAGTGTCACTTCTCCATTGTTGTTCACTGCTTCTGGATACTTATCCTTCAGTATCATGCGAGTTATTGACATCTTTAAAAATTATCCACCAGCAGTTAAA caatCTTATGATATACTTCTGTTACTTCTGATGCTGATGCTGTTAATTCAGGCAATGCTTACCATTGGCACTGTCATCCAGTGTGTAAGTTACAAGACAAAAATGAAGCTGCATGATTCATCTTGGGCAATGCCACAGATTAATAAACAGGAGTACAGAACAATGGAG
- the MLC1 gene encoding membrane protein MLC1 isoform X5 — protein MTREEGYREEFNYDRMPTLERGKQENGNYVPDIKSSDLQISTRFHPCFSYRTWIFSLLMGTCLLVTSGFSLYLGNVFPSEMDYLRCAAGSCIPSAVVSFAIARNKVNVIPNFQILFVSTFAVTTTCLIWFGCKLVLNPSAININFNLILLILLEIFMATTVIISARSNEDCCKRKKSTIYDSTSVLNDVNFPTRILKSYSVIEVIIGISAVFGGIIALNMDVLVSGPYLSVTFFWILVACFPSAIASHVAAEYPSKCLQSYDILLLLLMLMLLIQAMLTIGTVIQCVSYKTKMKLHDSSWAMPQINKQEYRTMEVSNNTIKDFDKDKAWKAVVVQMAQ, from the exons ATGACCAGGGAAGAAGGTTACAGAGAAGAATTTAATTATGACAGGATGCCAACTTTGGAGCGTGGAAAGCAAGAGAATGGAAATTATGTACCAGATATAAAATCTAGTGACCTTCAGATATCAACGAGGTTTCATCCTTGTTTTAGTTATAGAACATGGATCTTTTCTTTGTTGATGGGG ACTTGCCTTCTTGTTACTTCTGGATTTTCACTTTATCTGGGAAATGTTTTTCCATCTGAAATGGATTATTTACGTTGTGCAGCAGGTTCA TGTATTCCTTCAGCAGTTGTGAGTTTTGCTATAGCAAGAAACAAAGTTAATGTG ATACCCAATTTCCAGATTCTATTTGTTTCTACATTTGCTGTAACAACAACATGTTTAATTTGGTTTGGATGCAAACTTGTCCTTAATCCATCGGCAATAAAT ATAAATTTCAACTTGATTCTGCTAATTCTGCTGGAAATCTTCATGGCAACTACTGTGATCATTTCAGCTAGGTCTAATGAAGACTGCTGTAAGAGGAAGAAA AGTACCATATATGACAGTACCAGCGTTTTGAATGATGTCAACTTTCCTACTCGAATTCTGAAATCCTATTCA GTAATTGAAGTGATTATTGGAATTTCTGCAGTATTTGGTGGAATAATTGCTTTGAATATGGATGTGTTAGTCTCAGGTCCATACCTTTCAGTAACATTCTTTTGGATCTTAGTGGCT TGCTTTCCAAGTGCCATTGCAAGTCATGTAGCTGCTGAATATCCAAGTAAATGTTTG caatCTTATGATATACTTCTGTTACTTCTGATGCTGATGCTGTTAATTCAGGCAATGCTTACCATTGGCACTGTCATCCAGTGTGTAAGTTACAAGACAAAAATGAAGCTGCATGATTCATCTTGGGCAATGCCACAGATTAATAAACAGGAGTACAGAACAATGGAG
- the MLC1 gene encoding membrane protein MLC1 isoform X4, with product MTREEGYREEFNYDRMPTLERGKQENGNYVPDIKSSDLQISTRFHPCFSYRTWIFSLLMGTCLLVTSGFSLYLGNVFPSEMDYLRCAAGSCIPSAVVSFAIARNKVNVINFNLILLILLEIFMATTVIISARSNEDCCKRKKSTIYDSTSVLNDVNFPTRILKSYSVIEVIIGISAVFGGIIALNMDVLVSGPYLSVTFFWILVACFPSAIASHVAAEYPSKCLVEVLIAISSVTSPLLFTASGYLSFSIMRVIDIFKNYPPAVKQSYDILLLLLMLMLLIQAMLTIGTVIQCVSYKTKMKLHDSSWAMPQINKQEYRTMEVSNNTIKDFDKDKAWKAVVVQMAQ from the exons ATGACCAGGGAAGAAGGTTACAGAGAAGAATTTAATTATGACAGGATGCCAACTTTGGAGCGTGGAAAGCAAGAGAATGGAAATTATGTACCAGATATAAAATCTAGTGACCTTCAGATATCAACGAGGTTTCATCCTTGTTTTAGTTATAGAACATGGATCTTTTCTTTGTTGATGGGG ACTTGCCTTCTTGTTACTTCTGGATTTTCACTTTATCTGGGAAATGTTTTTCCATCTGAAATGGATTATTTACGTTGTGCAGCAGGTTCA TGTATTCCTTCAGCAGTTGTGAGTTTTGCTATAGCAAGAAACAAAGTTAATGTG ATAAATTTCAACTTGATTCTGCTAATTCTGCTGGAAATCTTCATGGCAACTACTGTGATCATTTCAGCTAGGTCTAATGAAGACTGCTGTAAGAGGAAGAAA AGTACCATATATGACAGTACCAGCGTTTTGAATGATGTCAACTTTCCTACTCGAATTCTGAAATCCTATTCA GTAATTGAAGTGATTATTGGAATTTCTGCAGTATTTGGTGGAATAATTGCTTTGAATATGGATGTGTTAGTCTCAGGTCCATACCTTTCAGTAACATTCTTTTGGATCTTAGTGGCT TGCTTTCCAAGTGCCATTGCAAGTCATGTAGCTGCTGAATATCCAAGTAAATGTTTG GTTGAGGTCCTGATTGCCATAAGCAGTGTCACTTCTCCATTGTTGTTCACTGCTTCTGGATACTTATCCTTCAGTATCATGCGAGTTATTGACATCTTTAAAAATTATCCACCAGCAGTTAAA caatCTTATGATATACTTCTGTTACTTCTGATGCTGATGCTGTTAATTCAGGCAATGCTTACCATTGGCACTGTCATCCAGTGTGTAAGTTACAAGACAAAAATGAAGCTGCATGATTCATCTTGGGCAATGCCACAGATTAATAAACAGGAGTACAGAACAATGGAG
- the MLC1 gene encoding membrane protein MLC1 isoform X3, which produces MTREEGYREEFNYDRMPTLERGKQENGNYVPDIKSSDLQISTRFHPCFSYRTWIFSLLMGCIPSAVVSFAIARNKVNVIPNFQILFVSTFAVTTTCLIWFGCKLVLNPSAININFNLILLILLEIFMATTVIISARSNEDCCKRKKSTIYDSTSVLNDVNFPTRILKSYSVIEVIIGISAVFGGIIALNMDVLVSGPYLSVTFFWILVACFPSAIASHVAAEYPSKCLVEVLIAISSVTSPLLFTASGYLSFSIMRVIDIFKNYPPAVKQSYDILLLLLMLMLLIQAMLTIGTVIQCVSYKTKMKLHDSSWAMPQINKQEYRTMEVSNNTIKDFDKDKAWKAVVVQMAQ; this is translated from the exons ATGACCAGGGAAGAAGGTTACAGAGAAGAATTTAATTATGACAGGATGCCAACTTTGGAGCGTGGAAAGCAAGAGAATGGAAATTATGTACCAGATATAAAATCTAGTGACCTTCAGATATCAACGAGGTTTCATCCTTGTTTTAGTTATAGAACATGGATCTTTTCTTTGTTGATGGGG TGTATTCCTTCAGCAGTTGTGAGTTTTGCTATAGCAAGAAACAAAGTTAATGTG ATACCCAATTTCCAGATTCTATTTGTTTCTACATTTGCTGTAACAACAACATGTTTAATTTGGTTTGGATGCAAACTTGTCCTTAATCCATCGGCAATAAAT ATAAATTTCAACTTGATTCTGCTAATTCTGCTGGAAATCTTCATGGCAACTACTGTGATCATTTCAGCTAGGTCTAATGAAGACTGCTGTAAGAGGAAGAAA AGTACCATATATGACAGTACCAGCGTTTTGAATGATGTCAACTTTCCTACTCGAATTCTGAAATCCTATTCA GTAATTGAAGTGATTATTGGAATTTCTGCAGTATTTGGTGGAATAATTGCTTTGAATATGGATGTGTTAGTCTCAGGTCCATACCTTTCAGTAACATTCTTTTGGATCTTAGTGGCT TGCTTTCCAAGTGCCATTGCAAGTCATGTAGCTGCTGAATATCCAAGTAAATGTTTG GTTGAGGTCCTGATTGCCATAAGCAGTGTCACTTCTCCATTGTTGTTCACTGCTTCTGGATACTTATCCTTCAGTATCATGCGAGTTATTGACATCTTTAAAAATTATCCACCAGCAGTTAAA caatCTTATGATATACTTCTGTTACTTCTGATGCTGATGCTGTTAATTCAGGCAATGCTTACCATTGGCACTGTCATCCAGTGTGTAAGTTACAAGACAAAAATGAAGCTGCATGATTCATCTTGGGCAATGCCACAGATTAATAAACAGGAGTACAGAACAATGGAG
- the MLC1 gene encoding membrane protein MLC1 isoform X2, with protein MPTLERGKQENGNYVPDIKSSDLQISTRFHPCFSYRTWIFSLLMGTCLLVTSGFSLYLGNVFPSEMDYLRCAAGSCIPSAVVSFAIARNKVNVIPNFQILFVSTFAVTTTCLIWFGCKLVLNPSAININFNLILLILLEIFMATTVIISARSNEDCCKRKKSTIYDSTSVLNDVNFPTRILKSYSVIEVIIGISAVFGGIIALNMDVLVSGPYLSVTFFWILVACFPSAIASHVAAEYPSKCLVEVLIAISSVTSPLLFTASGYLSFSIMRVIDIFKNYPPAVKQSYDILLLLLMLMLLIQAMLTIGTVIQCVSYKTKMKLHDSSWAMPQINKQEYRTMEVSNNTIKDFDKDKAWKAVVVQMAQ; from the exons ATGCCAACTTTGGAGCGTGGAAAGCAAGAGAATGGAAATTATGTACCAGATATAAAATCTAGTGACCTTCAGATATCAACGAGGTTTCATCCTTGTTTTAGTTATAGAACATGGATCTTTTCTTTGTTGATGGGG ACTTGCCTTCTTGTTACTTCTGGATTTTCACTTTATCTGGGAAATGTTTTTCCATCTGAAATGGATTATTTACGTTGTGCAGCAGGTTCA TGTATTCCTTCAGCAGTTGTGAGTTTTGCTATAGCAAGAAACAAAGTTAATGTG ATACCCAATTTCCAGATTCTATTTGTTTCTACATTTGCTGTAACAACAACATGTTTAATTTGGTTTGGATGCAAACTTGTCCTTAATCCATCGGCAATAAAT ATAAATTTCAACTTGATTCTGCTAATTCTGCTGGAAATCTTCATGGCAACTACTGTGATCATTTCAGCTAGGTCTAATGAAGACTGCTGTAAGAGGAAGAAA AGTACCATATATGACAGTACCAGCGTTTTGAATGATGTCAACTTTCCTACTCGAATTCTGAAATCCTATTCA GTAATTGAAGTGATTATTGGAATTTCTGCAGTATTTGGTGGAATAATTGCTTTGAATATGGATGTGTTAGTCTCAGGTCCATACCTTTCAGTAACATTCTTTTGGATCTTAGTGGCT TGCTTTCCAAGTGCCATTGCAAGTCATGTAGCTGCTGAATATCCAAGTAAATGTTTG GTTGAGGTCCTGATTGCCATAAGCAGTGTCACTTCTCCATTGTTGTTCACTGCTTCTGGATACTTATCCTTCAGTATCATGCGAGTTATTGACATCTTTAAAAATTATCCACCAGCAGTTAAA caatCTTATGATATACTTCTGTTACTTCTGATGCTGATGCTGTTAATTCAGGCAATGCTTACCATTGGCACTGTCATCCAGTGTGTAAGTTACAAGACAAAAATGAAGCTGCATGATTCATCTTGGGCAATGCCACAGATTAATAAACAGGAGTACAGAACAATGGAG